A single region of the Silene latifolia isolate original U9 population chromosome 8, ASM4854445v1, whole genome shotgun sequence genome encodes:
- the LOC141597269 gene encoding protein phosphatase 2C 56-like: MNPSDSTNPDSSSPPPPPSSSSSSSAFGTIFTSTDNSIASSSSTSGESSGGSGEIPAAVIPEPVVISRCFRRQARVSWGYTSVIGRRSEMEDAVAVVPDFMSCTCRHVGGCTSAGLGRVGDVSPVHFFGVYDGHGGSEVANYCAQRMHEVITDEWSQEGHDGHEWQRKWQETFCSGFRRVDDLVITEGGESETVGSTAVVAVVSGCQIIISNCGDSRAILCKRTQITPNGPKITQTIPLSVDHKPDREDELSRIEGVGGKVFTWNGARVSGVLAMSRAIGDRYLRPYVIPVPEITFTTRSEEDECLILASDGLWDVMKNEEVGKVASNLLRQMRRSVVAGDKSPAQVVADTLTELAIGRNSSDNISIIVVDLKPRRRHQVN, encoded by the exons ATGAACCCATCCGACTCCACCAACCCCGACTCCtcctcaccaccaccacctccttcctcttcttcctcctcctctgcttTCGGTACGATATTCACATCAACCGACAACAGCATCGCTTCCtcctcctccacttccggcgaGAGCAGCGGTGGCTCCGGCGAAATTCCGGCAGCCGTGATACCGGAACCGGTGGTGATATCGCGGTGCTTTAGACGGCAGGCGAGGGTTAGCTGGGGTTACACGTCGGTGATCGGACGGCGGTCGGAAATGGAGGACGCTGTTGCCGTCGTGCCGGATTTTATGTCGTGCACGTGTCGTCACGTGGGAGGGTGTACGAGTGCCGGGTTGGGAAGGGTGGGTGATGTCTCTCCGGTTCACTTCTTTGGTGTTTATGATGGCCATGGAGGGTCCGag GTTGCTAACTATTGTGCTCAACGGATGCATGAAGTTATAACAGATGAGTGGAGCCAGGAAGGCCACGACGGACATGAATGGCAGAGAAAGTGGCAAGAAACGTTCTGCAGTGGCTTTAGGCGAGTTGATGATCTGGTCATCACTGAAGGCGGGGAATCTGAGACTGTGGGATCCACAGCTGTTGTAGCGGTTGTGTCAGGCTGTCAGATCATTATATCAAATTGTGGGGATTCAAGGGCAATTCTTTGTAAGAGAACTCAGATCACCCCTAACGGCCCTAAGATAACTCAGACCATTCCTTTGTCTGTCGACCACAAG CCAGATAGAGAAGATGAGCTTTCAAGAATTGAAGGAGTCGGCGGGAAAGTATTTACCTGGAACGGTGCCAGGGTGTCTGGAGTTCTTGCCATGTCCAGAGCTATTG GTGACAGGTATCTGCGGCCTTATGTAATCCCAGTGCCAGAGATCACTTTCACGACAAGGAGTGAAGAAGATGAGTGCTTGATACTGGCAAGTGATGGTCTGTGGGACGTCATGAAAAATGAGGAAGTCGGGAAGGTGGCCAGTAACCTTTTAAGGCAAATGCGCAGGTCCGTGGTTGCAGGTGATAAATCTCCTGCACAAGTAGTTGCTGATACTCTCACAGAACTTGCCATTGGGAGAAATAGTTCTGACAACATTTCTATTATCGTCGTTGACCTAAAACCAAGGAGAAGACATCAAGTAAATTGA